One Vicia villosa cultivar HV-30 ecotype Madison, WI linkage group LG5, Vvil1.0, whole genome shotgun sequence genomic window, tgaacaaatAATATAGTCCAAtcggtaaggaagtaaggtttaCACGTACAGGGTCCcgagttcaaatcccacttccgacatttttccttttatttgtttctaacattagctttaattttattctaaaaaatcacaaaagatatattttctttttaattttcatttttttatttatttcattttttaaaataattttactttATGGTTTATGCACTTTTTATCACAAATTgatcaaaatcacaaaaataaaaaaaagaaagaagttatttatttatttattttccatgtTTAGAATTGTATTTTTAGAAATGAGTGAATGTGATTGATttctaaattaaatatttacCATTTGTGTTAACCTAATTTATAAACAGTGATGTTTATAAACAGTGATGTTTCTGAACCCGTGAACTGGCGCGGTGACTCGGAGTTTTTTGGTGACGCAGCCATTGATGAAGCTTCTTTAAAGCTTACACTGGGTTCCTTGATAACAGAAAACGTGCATCATAGTGATAAATTTCAATACGAAATTCAGAGGTATCACAAGGATGACGGCTTCAGAAATATCATGAGAGTGATGAAGCAATTTGCGAAAGATGGAGTGGATCGTAGGCGATTGATACTATAATAGAGTGAAATAGTGCTCTGCATTTTTTATTCACTCATTCATTATTGTGTATTCATTTTCAGTTACAATATAGTTAAGTGAGTACACACTATATATTCTACACTTGCTATTCACACTACACGACTATGTAATACAACTTTGAGGGAATGGTAAGCTAAGGTCCATTGTTCATTGGAAGCCCAATACACTAAGGCCCAATACAGTGATATACACTAATAGCTTCCAATAATTTCTCACATGTTTTTTCCACTTCTTGTTTTGATTTTGCTATTTATGCAGCTTTATTTTCAAATTGAAGAAGCTACTGGATTGGGATCAACGAAGTTGAAATCTTTGATCAATATTTTTGAAGAAATTGTTAAGGATCCCCTTTTTATTTGCAAGGTAGAGTTGAAAGCTTCATTAATGACAAATTATTCGATTTTTCATGTTCGTTTCTTGAAGCTTCTATGCTGCATTCTTGAAGCTCAacttttaatttcaatttcaaaaagttctcatttcacttttcttctttctaGTTTTGTCATTGAATTTCTATAGGTTTCAATTTCTGATGGTTCTGGTTTTTGTCTAAGGTAACGCTAAAAGTGACCTTTAGTTTACTAATTTTTTTGGCTGCCATTGTTTTGTACTAATCTTGTTTAACAGTTTTTTAATCAAGTTTGCTATCTTGAACagtgttttttaataaaataatattatgtttacaaaaaaatatttattttttaaaatttattttataatataaaataagattGCGTTGTTAACCAATTTCCCAATTGTATTAACCACAAGTATGTATGTCATTAAccaattattttacttataatttattaatcattTTCACTACTTTATTAaccaattaaatatatattattaacacatgttctgacactaaattattaatgtattaacaAACTTTTAGActccattaaccaactttattttactatttaatatttttttatgtttgagaATTCGTTAACCAAGTTATGAACTGTATTGACCAATTTTATACATAATATTAACCAAAGTATGAAtagtatatatattaaatttttatgtcaGAATAAATAATAACCAAACTTTaaactgtattaaccaagttttaatatttcattaaccaaagtagttttagaaaaaaaaacattaaaaagtcaaaataatataaaaaacactGTTCGCAGTGTATACACGGTGTAGTGTCATTTTTGGTGTCAAgatatcatttttcttttttaatatatgcAGTTTGGTAGTGAAATTGATCAGTTCCGACGGTTTCGAATTTTTGGTTGCCAAAGAAGCTGCCATAGTTTCTCAGACCACTCACAGCATGCTTACTTCTCCAGTTTTTTTCTTCTTCGATCGGTTTACCTTTTTGTAGTTTTTCGGTTATTGAGATTATGGTTCCAATTTCCAAATTAGTGTTAAGTTATGTAGGATTAAGATTGTTAaagctttaattttttttcatctaTCAATGTCGCTTGCAAAACCAAACACCGTTGTGTAACTTAGTTTTGAGTTATTTTCTATTACAGGATAATTTAGTATTTTCTATTTATGTACTTTTTATCTTGGTCATTAAGTTTACTTTATTAGGGCCTATGTGGCAATTTTCTCCTTGTATAAATAAATTAGTGGTAGATGTCATTTATAACAATAATCCTTATTTCTTTCACCTTTTTTGGTAGCCGTCATTCTCTCATTATTCCATTATTCCTATCATCTTTGATTCTTGTACCATAacaaattggtatctagagctccggttagaaacacagggaaacactAGTGGACGTGAGTTTGTGTTGTGTggttgattttgtttctgggttcGTGCTGAGTTTTTGAACAAAATTGTGACAGAATCACATTTTCTGATTTTGTGGGGTTGAGAAACACTGTATGAGTAAAACTCTGAGTGTATTgtacaaggttgaagatgaacaaAAATGACAATTTGAGTACCaaactttcaattttttaatgttaagaactggaacaaatggatgatTCAGATGCACGTGTTATTTGGGGCTCAAGATGTTCTTGAGCTTGTTACTGGTGGGTATATTCTGGTTGCAGCAGATGCGAcggaagaagagagagagagaggcgcAAAGAAACACCAAAAAGAAATATCAGAAGGCGTtatcttcatccatcagtgtgtggatgtgaacgtgtttgagaagattgttgattcgacgacgtcaaaggaggcgtggcaCACACTGGTTAGATGCTACAATGGTGAtgcatcagtgaagaaggtgaaacttcaatccctgagaaagcaatatgagaatctcaacatgaagaacaatgagaaggtTTCAGAGTATATCTCCAGAGTGAttctgatcactaatgagatgaaggcttgtggagaaaccctttctgaacaagtaattaTAGAGAAGgtattgttctggactgggccaagactgGGCCCAATCCACTTTCGGCCCACTTAGCCTAAGAGGCCCAGACCACCCTAAGCTGCTGATCAATGATGGTCCGTGCTCGTCTCCATCGTGCTCGGCACCATGCTCCTCGCGAGCTGGCTGATGCCCGGTATAGgtgctccccgcgagcacctTCATTGCCGAGGACCCTGTTCctcgcagggctccttcatatccaatcctccgaataatacggagccaacgtggctcctgaaagaccgcgtctcctttgaacttcggagcggttaaccagaaCAGAGGgaactcacgcacctccgatattttcgttcaggaaacctggcagtctcctagttgggcttggaagtccaactcaatagcgagatcatggcccagcgctgggggctataaataccctcttttactagagggtcaggtattcacttctttctaacctttagctcgtaattgcactcctttgctcgtctactcactttggcatcagagtaccttgcaggtacaccccctcctcaTTCCTAGAAGACCCAATTCGAGCAGccagcgacgattcttctgatcaggtatgatcagtggcgccgtctgtgggaaccttgctcccccttatttaacaaacaaagatcaaagctaatccattcacgatcgtcatggctgacaacaacaacatcccaaataCTGATCCCTTCCTCCTACAACAGCTGATCGAGGAGTTCACTCGCGAGGGGACGAATCGTCGTCGGTGGGAAGGACAGCAGCACACCCATGCTGGGCAGAGAAGGCCGAGGCATGGGACCTCACAACCTAGGGGGCAGCAGATCCAGAACATCCAACAGCTGCagggcctccaacaggttcagaACGTCGAACAAGTTCCTCCCGAGGGAcacgttcagaacggggaagacggGCAGGCTCGACCCCAGAATGGACCTGAACAGTCCCAGAATGAGAACGAGACTGACGCCAGAGACGGACATGTCGCCTCCTCGTTCACCCACACCTCTGACAAGCGAAGAGTCCGTAACGAGGACGAGGAAGAGCAGATCAATATCCCCGAGGACGCTGACCCTACAGCCCTCCTCCTACTCATAGAGCTGCAAAGAACCAACCGTCTCATCCGCCAACAGGGTGACCGCATCCAcgagctggaaaggaagcgacgataTCGTTCTCCTCCGCGGAGACGCCATCGGTCGCGTTCCTATTCCTCTTCGCGCTTGCCCCCGAGGAGATATCGCAAGCGTTCCCCGTCCTCGTCTCGCTCCCCACCCAGGAGGAACCGTCGCCAGAGGTCttattcccgctctccaccaCGAAAGAGCCGGAAAAACTAGAGACTTGAAACCACTGAAGCGAGGATCCTCTCACTCGAGCAAGACGATAGAGGCCCCTCCAAGCCTGTGTTGAAACCCCGCGAGCATTTCCCTCAAAAGGACAACCGCAGAAATCAGGGCAAAACACACACGAAATCCAAGCGGGGCAGACATTCAAATTCCCCCGGACCTAGCGACGAGGAcgacttccgcagccccttgtccgaaAGCATCCGAAGAGCTCGTCTCCCAcgagggatggaaaaaccaccgaCCTTGGATCTGTATGATGGAACTTCCGATCCCGACGATCATATTAGAAGCATCGAAGCCGTTATGGATTACCACGTCGTCAAGGGCTCCATTAAGtgccgcatctttccgaccaccctcaggaaaggAGCGATGACCTGGTACAGGAACCTCCGCCCTAattccatccactcctggaccgaACTCAAGGAACTCTTCTTGATCCATTTCACAGCCTCCAGTCGGCAACCTAAGCCGGAAGCAAACCTTAAGGCTGTGATCCAAGGAGCCGACGAGCCTCTTCGAGATTACCTCGATATgttcaacaaagaggccgtccaagtgcagacaACTGACTATATGAAAAGATACCTCCTGGAACGGGGACTGCTCCCCGGAAGCAACTTCAAGAAGGCTATCAAAATCGAGAAGGTGCACACCATGAACGCTCTCCTCCGGAAAGCCCAAGCCTTCATCGCTTTCGAGGAAGGCGAAGCGGCTGCGATAAAAGCGTCGAGGGGCAACGATGCTGCCCGCAGCTCAAACTACGATAACTCGAGTTCGCGTCGGGGAAATGAAAAAAGGAGAGATGATAGGTCTTGCGACAACAAAGAACACCGAGGACCAGCCGGTCggttcaacgactacactccccTGAACGCCTCGCGCGAAAaaatcctggccgactgccaAAACACCGAGTTCAAGAATTCCAGCATCAGGCCCCCAAAGTCGAATCCCACCAGACCGGGGACTGATAAATCTAAATATTGtaagtaccacaagagtcacgggcatctAACCGAAgaatgcatacatctcaaagacGCCATTGAGACTCTGATTAAAGAAGGGCGGCTGCCGAAGTATACGAAGAAGGGGGAACCTCCCCGAAGAGAAGCCCCTCGGAACTCTGACGAGGGCAACTCACCAGACAGTAGACCATTGCAAGTAGTAATGTCCATCACCCGACCAGAAGATTTCATCCCCTTAGTCGGAGTGACGATCGCCTTCAGCACGTGGGAAGGGTTCCCAACCGCAATGGTCATATCCAACGGCAGTGACCCCGGCTCTCTCACCATCAGCTCAGTAAAAAGAAAATTCGATGAGTTGATCAGCGCCAACTCGGATCTCGCCCCTACTCTGCGGAAGTTCAGAGGAAAATCAGATCCGATCACTTTCTACTTGGAAGagctgcccggcggagctccgaaCGCCACAATTCCCTTGCTCGTCCGAGCTAGAATGGCAAACTTTGATGTCCGACGAGTCCTAGTcgacgaaggcagctcggtcgacatcatgtattctcacctcttccggacactccagctggacgactcacacctcactccTTATGTGGGTTCTGACCTCCAAGGCTTCAACGGAGCCACCATCAAACCTTGGGGTTACGTCGAATTGATCGTCACCTTCGGAGAAGAGGAAGCCTCCAGGCAGGTCAAGACGAGATTcctggtgatcgactgcaagacCCTCTACAACTGAATCATCGGACGCCATACTCTAGCCGAACTCACTGCTGTCCCTTCGACCGTACACCTGAAGATGAAATTCTACACAAAACGGGGACGAGTAGCCACTATCAACGCAGACATCGAAGCCGCCAGAAGGATCTTTGATGCCTCCGTAAAAGGATTGCAACTAATCGCCCCTCCATCCAACCCTAACAAGAAGCCGagggccgaagacaagcatcctcgggaGGATCAGCATCAGCCAACAATCTTCAGCTCAGTCGAAGAGACGAGACCGAAGGTAACTCACCCCTTCCGGCCTATCCCAGACGGGGATTTCGAGCTCATCCCGCTGGGAGACAAACCCGACAAAGCGGTAAAGATCGGCAAAGGCATCCCATATCTACCAAAGAAGCAGCTCGTGGCATGTCTCCAAGCCAACGCCGACTTATTCGCCTGGAGCGCAacggaaatgcccggactcgaccctgaggtcgcctgccaccacctctccattgatccagccgcgaaggcagtagttcaacgtaggcgtcggcagtctcccgagaaagcgaaggctgccgagaaagctgcaaaagacctcttagaggcaaattttatttccgaggccaagtattcaacttggctctcaaacgttgtactagtcaaaaaatctaatggaaaatggagaatgtgtgttgattataccaatgttaaccgggcatgtcccaaagatgcttatccgTTACCTAACATCGATAGGCTGGTCGAAAACTCGACCGGCTATAAATTATTAtcatttatggatgcttattcaggttacaaccaaatctCCGTGGCGAggtgcgacaagcagtgcacagcattcatgaccgagtcgggcaactattactacaacgtaatgcccttcggactcaaaaacgtCGGAGCCacataccagcggatgatgaacaaggtgttCCGAGGAGAGAttggcgacaccctcgaggtttacatggacgacatgatcgtcaaatctcgagaagactccgatCACACTGCACATCTCGAACGGGTAttcgagcaggccagatcctgcaagatgcgcttcaacccagagaaatgcaccttcggagttcgggcaggcaaattcctcgACTTCTACTTAACCGAACGAGGGaaagaagccaacccggataaattcCGAGAATTTTCGGAACTTCCCacccctaacaataaaaaatctatccaagtattaaacggaatgctcacggcgctatcccgcttcgtcgcgaaatccgcccagcacgccCTCCCATTTTTTAAGTTATTACGGAAATAAGcgaccttcgaatggtccgaggagtgcgagcAAGCACTATCCCATCTTAAGCAAGTATTCTCAAAGCCGCCCGTTCTATCCCGACCGGGCGTTAACGAGATTCTGTATCTCtacctggccgtctcaaacgaggcggccagcgcggctttgatccgagaaactgaagacgggcagaagcccgtatacttcaccagcatagccctacaagggcccgaggtgcgaTATCAACAGATAGAGAAAGTCGcgctggccctaataacggccgccaggaggctgaggtactacttcctcgcccacaccatcGTCGTCCGAACAGACCAGCCCATCAAAcaacttctcagccgaccagacatggccgggagaatgctaagatggtccctcgagctatccgaattcgacatacaatacgagggtAAGAAGGCACTAAAAGCTCAGGCGCTGGTCGATTTCGTAGCCGAGATGACCTCAATTTCTATATTCCCGATTCCCACCGAAAATAAATGGACCATCTACGTGGATGGTGCCTCAAGCAGCTCGGGGAGCGGAGCCGACATTATCCTAGAAAACGACGAGTGGctcatcatcgaagtatccttggtTTTGTCTTTCGCCACGTCGAACAACCAAGCCGAATACGAGGCTCTCCTAGCGGGCCTGCGTCTCGCCGAAGATGTAGGCGCTCGGGAGGTCATAATCTATACCGACTCCCAGATCGTCGCATCCCAAATCAGCGGCGATTATCAAGCCAAAAACGACCTGCTAGCCGAATATCTCACACTCGTCAAAGAAATAATGGAAAGATTCTCAAAGGTAGACGTCGAACATATTCCCCGGGAACATAACTCACGGGCCGACGTACTATCCAAACTCacgagcacgagaaagaaaggtGGAAACAAGTCGGTAATCCAGGAAATCTTGCCCAGACCGAGCACAGACAAAAACGCGCAAACTCTACAAATATTTGTTATCGgcgacgaccattgctggatgaccccggtatatAACTTCCTCACAAAGGACGAATTCCCCTCTGACGGGAAGGAAGCATCAGCGATTAAAagacgagcctgctcgtacactatCGTCGAGAATAAACTATACCGACGAGGTTTCTCCATTCCTCTCCTTAAATGTtgttgaagcaggcatagcggcaagcaacaaaagatttggaaatattgatccgggaattatcgtccacagagatggagagatgccattcaatagtttctatggtttcgaactttggattgaatgagaaaaaagtaaacaaagatatagacaagaaaagaagaaacacattcttagaagagaaataacttatcaggaatgtaaatatattcactcttcacaaacatacacttaccaacccgttatactcaacctacgatactcatctatgttatcacgtatctctcacataagcgtccatctctggagcacaaacgagatcatctcacaactaaggttatctctaacgcgaagtcgcgagaacattcgtattctcgcgtcggcaatctctcgcgcgccgctcaaacacgaaagcattaagaacggatacccacagtgaatgctagctctaaatctatctctagagttcagaaactaacagataatcatcctagataaggattcaagaagtttatctctaaagcaccccaaatccccagcatagagcaaaaatccaggataacatcaacacagatttgtaaagcaagttaaacataacattataatcggtaaata contains:
- the LOC131604192 gene encoding uncharacterized protein LOC131604192, translating into MADNNNIPNTDPFLLQQLIEEFTREGTNRRRWEGQQHTHAGQRRPRHGTSQPRGQQIQNIQQLQGLQQVQNVEQVPPEGHVQNGEDGQARPQNGPEQSQNENETDARDGHVASSFTHTSDKRRVRNEDEEEQINIPEDADPTALLLLIELQRTNRLIRQQGDRIHELERKRRYRSPPRRRHRSRSYSSSRLPPRRYRKRSPSSSRSPPRRNRRQRSYSRSPPRKSRKN